The Candidatus Manganitrophus noduliformans genome includes a window with the following:
- a CDS encoding beta-galactosidase, with amino-acid sequence MLQRTFTSITALILLAASGVACPAIRSIPSDAGGGAAAQTESAHVTKQVSFSILEDYDKGEDLDEVAEDFALMQALEITTWRGSFGWDDYEPSPGKYDFAWLHDFAELAGRVGIELRPYIGYTPAWAAKGGSDEAAWNDPPADIEAWYNFVYTLVTSLRRYPHLLSFEIYNEQNVPLWWDGTVAEYNQVLLRGAAAIRAADPGTEVLLGGLVFPDVEFIEEICATFENAGSFDIVPFHAYPETWTPEAVAVENYLDPQYRAFAETVETDCQGEPIWINEAGFATAGGKTERDQANWWARAIATFLAVPEIEHIGIYELKDLEPDRPVIGEGENYSLGLTYPDRKKKLAFYTVDLLTDLLDVRPLTLADADLTVTVTEGKPGALYHHLFIRPGGEQIVFVWDKSGRPTVNLQVRQRGAAATEYGLDGASSTYPEFDGRTLRNVQLTPGEVRIFEIGPR; translated from the coding sequence ATGCTCCAGCGGACCTTTACCTCCATCACTGCACTGATCCTCCTTGCCGCCTCCGGGGTCGCATGCCCCGCGATCCGCTCCATTCCTTCCGATGCCGGCGGGGGCGCCGCCGCCCAAACGGAATCGGCCCACGTGACCAAGCAGGTCTCCTTCAGCATTCTCGAAGATTACGACAAAGGTGAAGATTTAGACGAAGTCGCGGAAGATTTCGCTCTGATGCAGGCGTTGGAAATCACCACCTGGCGCGGGAGTTTCGGGTGGGACGACTATGAGCCGAGCCCCGGAAAATATGATTTCGCCTGGCTGCATGACTTTGCCGAACTCGCGGGGCGGGTCGGAATCGAGCTGCGCCCTTACATCGGCTACACCCCCGCCTGGGCGGCGAAGGGGGGAAGCGACGAGGCGGCCTGGAACGATCCCCCAGCCGACATCGAGGCCTGGTACAACTTCGTCTATACCCTCGTCACCTCCCTGCGGCGGTACCCCCATCTCCTCTCTTTCGAGATCTACAATGAGCAGAACGTTCCCCTCTGGTGGGACGGGACCGTCGCGGAATATAATCAGGTTCTCCTGCGGGGGGCCGCCGCGATCCGAGCGGCCGACCCGGGAACGGAGGTCCTTCTCGGCGGGTTGGTTTTTCCCGACGTGGAGTTTATCGAGGAGATCTGCGCGACCTTCGAGAATGCGGGGAGCTTCGATATCGTTCCGTTCCACGCCTACCCGGAGACCTGGACGCCGGAAGCAGTGGCCGTGGAAAACTATCTCGACCCGCAATACCGCGCGTTCGCCGAGACCGTCGAAACCGACTGCCAGGGGGAGCCGATCTGGATCAACGAGGCCGGATTCGCCACGGCCGGAGGGAAAACCGAGCGCGACCAGGCCAACTGGTGGGCCCGCGCGATCGCAACCTTCCTGGCCGTGCCGGAGATCGAGCATATCGGCATCTATGAACTTAAAGATCTGGAACCGGACCGCCCGGTCATCGGGGAAGGAGAGAATTACTCTCTCGGCTTGACCTATCCCGACCGCAAAAAAAAGCTGGCCTTCTACACGGTAGACCTGCTGACCGATCTCCTCGACGTGAGGCCCCTCACCCTGGCGGATGCCGACCTGACGGTCACCGTGACGGAAGGAAAGCCCGGGGCGCTTTATCATCATCTCTTTATCCGTCCGGGTGGAGAGCAGATCGTTTTCGTCTGGGATAAAAGCGGCCGGCCGACGGTCAACTTGCAGGTCAGGCAACGCGGCGCCGCGGCGACCGAATATGGACTCGACGGCGCCTCCTCCACCTACCCGGAGTTTGACGGCCGGACCCTCCGCAATGTTCAGCTCACTCCCGGCGAGGTTCGGATTTTCGAGATTGGACCCCGGTAA
- a CDS encoding GNAT family N-acetyltransferase, whose protein sequence is MTIRIKKASPEEAEQIALMVKRLTDEIIDAIGEKPFNIDLAETSARCRRFLEQELYAVYRAIDSESDEPLGFIALCESHALYAEGAFGIIQELYVDPAHRARGIGRRLVEAAMNHGRKRGWKRLEVCTPPLPQFAGTVQFYERQRFDVTGGRKMKVLF, encoded by the coding sequence ATGACGATCCGAATTAAAAAGGCCTCGCCGGAAGAGGCCGAACAGATCGCGCTGATGGTGAAGCGGTTGACCGACGAGATCATTGACGCGATTGGCGAGAAGCCATTCAATATCGACCTGGCGGAGACGAGCGCCCGTTGCCGGCGATTCCTGGAACAGGAACTTTACGCGGTGTACAGGGCGATCGACTCCGAATCGGATGAGCCGCTCGGCTTCATCGCCCTTTGCGAAAGCCACGCCCTTTACGCGGAGGGGGCCTTCGGGATCATTCAGGAGCTCTATGTCGATCCGGCCCACCGCGCAAGGGGAATTGGAAGAAGGCTGGTTGAGGCGGCCATGAACCACGGCCGGAAGCGAGGATGGAAACGGCTTGAAGTCTGCACTCCGCCGCTTCCCCAGTTCGCCGGAACGGTTCAATTCTATGAGCGTCAGCGCTTTGATGTGACGGGGGGCCGGAAGATGAAGGTTTTGTTTTAA
- a CDS encoding DUF4383 domain-containing protein gives MEKASKGVMTLGIIFIILGIWGFFQNPILGLFMVGPIHNWVHLISGILAVIFASSGESPAKQFAKVFGVVYGFLAIAGFFITDQLYFGFLRANDADDWLHLFLAVAFLYLGYSRSYGVHRRGMREAPARG, from the coding sequence ATGGAAAAGGCATCGAAGGGCGTGATGACGCTCGGCATCATTTTTATTATTCTCGGGATTTGGGGATTCTTCCAGAATCCCATTCTGGGGCTGTTTATGGTCGGCCCCATTCACAACTGGGTTCACCTCATTTCCGGCATTCTCGCGGTGATCTTCGCATCGAGCGGAGAATCCCCGGCGAAGCAGTTTGCCAAAGTATTCGGCGTAGTTTATGGATTCCTCGCCATTGCCGGGTTCTTTATCACCGACCAGCTCTATTTCGGATTCCTCCGGGCGAACGACGCCGACGACTGGCTCCACCTGTTCTTGGCAGTGGCCTTTCTCTATCTCGGCTACAGCCGCTCCTATGGTGTCCATCGCCGAGGAATGCGCGAGGCGCCGGCCCGAGGCTAA
- the msrB gene encoding peptide-methionine (R)-S-oxide reductase MsrB: MKKKVTKSEEEWKKELTPEQYEVTRKKGTEQAFTGEYYNSKEPGIYRCVACGNELFSSKTKYESGSGWPSFWEPISAEGIRTEEDFSHGMRRVEVLCASCESHLGHLFPDGPRPTGMRFCINSAALKLERERQEEEKKR, from the coding sequence ATGAAAAAGAAAGTCACCAAATCCGAAGAAGAATGGAAAAAGGAGCTCACCCCCGAGCAATACGAGGTCACCCGGAAGAAGGGAACCGAGCAGGCCTTTACCGGCGAGTATTACAACAGCAAAGAGCCGGGGATCTACCGCTGCGTTGCCTGCGGGAATGAACTTTTCAGCTCCAAAACAAAATATGAGTCGGGGAGCGGCTGGCCGAGCTTTTGGGAGCCGATCTCCGCGGAGGGAATCAGAACCGAGGAGGACTTCAGCCACGGGATGCGCCGGGTCGAGGTGTTGTGCGCGTCTTGCGAATCTCACCTCGGCCATCTCTTTCCGGACGGTCCACGGCCGACCGGAATGCGCTTCTGCATCAACTCCGCCGCCCTGAAGCTGGAAAGAGAGAGACAAGAAGAGGAAAAAAAGCGATGA
- a CDS encoding GNAT family N-acetyltransferase has translation MTDVLFIRPAVEEDTERLVAFNRAMAKETEGLDLPMETVSAGVAALLKQPQYGFYLVAEINGEVVGGLMVTYEWSDWRDGLFWWLQSVYVLPSQRGKGIYKRLYAAVKRRAIERGDVCGFRLYVERENRRAQETYRALGMAETHYKIYEELLNRGKNV, from the coding sequence ATGACCGACGTGTTGTTCATTCGACCCGCCGTCGAGGAAGATACGGAGCGCCTCGTGGCGTTCAACCGGGCGATGGCGAAGGAGACCGAGGGGCTCGACCTTCCGATGGAAACCGTCTCGGCCGGCGTCGCCGCGCTTCTCAAGCAGCCGCAATACGGCTTCTATCTGGTCGCCGAGATCAACGGGGAGGTCGTCGGAGGGCTGATGGTCACCTATGAGTGGAGCGACTGGAGAGACGGCCTCTTCTGGTGGCTTCAGAGCGTCTATGTCCTCCCATCGCAACGGGGGAAAGGGATCTACAAACGGCTCTACGCAGCGGTAAAGCGCCGGGCGATAGAACGAGGGGATGTCTGCGGCTTCCGGCTTTATGTCGAGCGGGAGAATCGGCGGGCACAAGAGACCTATCGGGCACTCGGGATGGCGGAGACCCACTATAAGATCTATGAGGAATTGTTGAACAGAGGCAAAAACGTTTGA
- a CDS encoding SDR family oxidoreductase encodes MTTLQGKTLFITGASRGIGKAIGLRAARDGANIVLVAKTVTPQKNLPGTIYTAAEEIIAAGGQALACPADIRFEDQVQAAVKKGVETFGGIDILINNASALGLTGILQTSMKRFDLMHQVNVRGTFLCAQACFSYLTESANPHILNIAPPLNLDAKWFAPHLAYTLSKYGMSLCTLGMAEAFKEKEIAVNSLWPQTAIATAAMVSLAGEVALQRCRRPEIMADAAYLILTKSSRECTGNFFLDEALLRSAGITDFDRYAVSPGTPLIPDLFV; translated from the coding sequence ATGACGACGCTGCAAGGCAAGACTCTCTTCATCACCGGCGCGAGCCGGGGGATCGGAAAAGCGATCGGCCTGCGGGCCGCCCGGGACGGCGCCAACATCGTTCTGGTCGCCAAGACGGTCACCCCTCAGAAGAACCTCCCCGGCACGATCTACACCGCCGCCGAGGAGATCATCGCCGCCGGAGGCCAGGCGCTCGCCTGCCCGGCCGACATTCGATTTGAAGATCAGGTCCAGGCGGCGGTGAAGAAGGGGGTCGAGACATTCGGCGGAATCGATATCCTGATCAACAACGCCAGCGCCCTCGGCCTGACCGGCATCCTTCAAACGTCGATGAAGCGGTTTGATCTGATGCATCAGGTCAACGTTCGCGGGACTTTTCTCTGCGCTCAGGCCTGCTTTTCCTATTTGACGGAATCGGCCAATCCGCATATCCTCAACATCGCCCCCCCGCTGAACCTCGACGCGAAGTGGTTCGCGCCGCATCTGGCTTACACCCTCTCGAAATATGGAATGAGCCTCTGCACCCTCGGAATGGCGGAAGCGTTCAAGGAAAAGGAGATCGCCGTCAATTCCCTCTGGCCGCAAACCGCCATCGCGACCGCCGCGATGGTCAGCTTGGCGGGAGAGGTGGCGCTCCAGCGCTGCCGGAGACCGGAGATCATGGCCGATGCGGCTTATCTCATCCTGACGAAGTCGAGCCGGGAGTGCACCGGAAACTTCTTTCTCGATGAAGCGCTTCTCCGATCGGCCGGGATCACCGATTTCGACCGCTATGCCGTCTCGCCCGGAACCCCGCTGATTCCCGACCTCTTCGTTTAG
- a CDS encoding GIY-YIG nuclease family protein — MVECSDGTFYTGITNKLARRLDQHNAGRASRYTRSRRPVRVLYQEACVSRSEASIREGALKALSRKEKEKLILERRIDVTISPID; from the coding sequence ATCGTCGAATGCAGCGACGGGACCTTCTACACCGGCATCACCAACAAGCTGGCGCGGCGGCTCGATCAACACAACGCGGGGCGCGCCTCCCGTTACACGCGCTCCCGGCGCCCGGTCCGAGTGCTCTATCAAGAAGCTTGCGTCAGCCGTTCCGAAGCATCCATCAGGGAGGGGGCGCTCAAGGCGCTCTCTCGGAAAGAAAAAGAAAAACTGATTCTGGAGAGGAGGATCGATGTCACAATTAGTCCGATCGATTAG
- a CDS encoding M48 family metallopeptidase encodes MNLYGIIILAALLLDYILNLAADLLNLKSMRRELPEEFQGVYDPEAYRKSQEYLRVKTRFGILTATVGLIALLAFWFSGGFNLIDLWVRSWGYGPIVTGLAYIGILVFLRSLLSLPFQIYDTFIIEQRFGFNKMTPATFVADLIKGTALGLLLGGPLLAGILFFFHFAGELAWLYAWAAFTLFVFFVQFIAPTWIMPIFNKFTPLGEGELKERILSYARSVDFPVEQIYVIDGSRRSTKANAFFSGFGRHKRIALFDTLIAKQTVPELVAILAHEIGHYKKKHILLGMALSIAHAGLMFFLLSIFLYRPGLYEAFYMDQPSIYAGLVFFSLLFTPVESILSIFLQALSRRNEYEADRFAAETFEQPEAMIGALKKLAVDHLSNLTPHPLHVILNDSHPPILQRIQAIRQAAQPPRHPGRTAQAQTS; translated from the coding sequence ATGAATCTTTATGGAATTATCATTCTCGCCGCGCTTCTTCTCGACTACATCCTGAATCTCGCCGCCGATCTCCTCAACCTCAAGTCGATGCGGCGGGAGCTGCCGGAGGAATTTCAAGGGGTCTACGACCCGGAGGCCTACCGCAAATCGCAGGAGTATCTCCGCGTGAAGACGCGGTTCGGGATTCTCACCGCGACGGTCGGCTTGATCGCCCTTCTCGCCTTCTGGTTCTCCGGCGGATTCAATCTCATCGACTTATGGGTCCGGAGTTGGGGGTACGGTCCGATCGTAACGGGCCTCGCCTATATCGGCATTCTGGTTTTCCTGAGAAGCCTTCTGTCGCTTCCCTTCCAGATTTATGACACCTTCATCATCGAGCAGCGGTTCGGCTTTAACAAGATGACGCCGGCGACCTTCGTTGCCGATTTGATCAAGGGGACCGCGCTCGGCCTGCTGCTCGGGGGGCCGCTTCTCGCCGGCATTCTCTTTTTCTTCCACTTCGCCGGGGAGCTCGCCTGGCTTTATGCCTGGGCCGCCTTTACCCTCTTCGTCTTCTTCGTCCAATTTATCGCCCCCACCTGGATTATGCCGATCTTCAACAAGTTCACCCCGCTCGGAGAGGGGGAGCTGAAGGAGCGGATTCTCTCCTATGCCCGCTCGGTCGATTTTCCGGTGGAGCAGATCTACGTGATCGACGGCTCGCGCCGCTCCACCAAAGCGAACGCCTTCTTTTCCGGCTTCGGCCGGCACAAACGGATCGCCCTCTTCGATACGTTGATTGCGAAGCAGACGGTTCCGGAGCTGGTCGCTATCTTAGCGCATGAAATCGGGCATTATAAGAAAAAGCACATTCTCCTGGGAATGGCCCTCTCCATCGCCCACGCGGGGCTGATGTTCTTCCTCCTCTCCATTTTTCTCTACCGGCCCGGACTTTATGAGGCCTTCTACATGGATCAGCCGTCGATCTATGCGGGGCTGGTTTTCTTCAGCCTTCTCTTCACCCCGGTCGAGTCGATCCTGTCTATTTTTCTACAAGCTCTGTCGCGGAGGAACGAATACGAAGCCGACCGCTTCGCCGCAGAGACTTTTGAGCAGCCGGAGGCGATGATCGGCGCGTTGAAAAAACTGGCGGTCGATCATCTCTCCAACCTGACGCCGCACCCGCTCCATGTGATCCTCAACGATTCTCATCCTCCGATCCTGCAGCGTATCCAGGCAATCCGCCAGGCAGCGCAACCCCCTCGGCATCCGGGACGAACGGCGCAGGCTCAAACTTCCTGA
- a CDS encoding HAD family hydrolase, whose protein sequence is MLKAIIFDCDGVIVDSEPHHMKALQQVLQEEGITLSKEEYYSKYLAMDDKGCFETALAAHQQPINNKILKDLIIRKMAVYRTLSQQELYLYPGVVEFVKKAAGVYRLAIASGAFRGEIKFALDKGGMRSAFPVIVSAQDVRNGKPHPEAFLTALAKLNELPPVPNPPIRPDECVVIEDSLHGVEAARLAGMKCLAVTNSYARESLEGKADRIITSLTEMEPKELEALCAG, encoded by the coding sequence ATGTTAAAAGCGATTATTTTTGACTGCGATGGGGTGATCGTCGACAGCGAGCCGCACCATATGAAAGCGCTGCAGCAGGTGTTGCAGGAGGAGGGGATCACCCTCAGCAAAGAGGAATATTATTCGAAGTACCTTGCGATGGACGACAAAGGGTGCTTCGAGACGGCGCTCGCCGCCCATCAGCAACCGATCAACAACAAAATCCTCAAGGATTTGATCATTCGGAAGATGGCCGTCTATCGGACCCTCTCTCAGCAGGAGCTTTATCTCTATCCGGGGGTGGTGGAGTTTGTGAAGAAGGCGGCAGGGGTCTACCGGCTGGCGATCGCCTCCGGCGCTTTTCGGGGGGAGATCAAGTTTGCCCTCGATAAAGGGGGGATGCGGTCGGCTTTTCCGGTGATCGTGAGCGCGCAGGATGTGCGAAACGGGAAACCCCACCCGGAGGCCTTCCTCACGGCGCTCGCAAAGCTAAACGAGCTGCCGCCGGTGCCGAACCCACCGATCCGGCCGGACGAATGTGTGGTGATTGAAGACTCCCTCCATGGGGTGGAGGCGGCCCGCCTGGCGGGGATGAAATGTCTGGCGGTCACCAACTCCTATGCGCGGGAAAGTTTGGAGGGAAAAGCCGATCGGATTATCACAAGCCTGACGGAGATGGAGCCCAAGGAGCTTGAAGCGCTCTGCGCGGGTTGA
- a CDS encoding peptidylprolyl isomerase, protein MQLTLWILSFIVVGLALIPEGAAEEKKLPPGVYAVMETSQGNITLELFEKEAPKTVANFIGLAEGTKEWTDPKTRQKVKRPLYDGVIFHRVIPGFMIQGGDPLGNGSGGPGYQFEDEFSADLKFDRPGRLAMANAGRNTNGSQFFITEGPTDWLNNRHTIFGQVIEGQEVVKKIVALPRDERDRPKSEVVIKKVKIIRSK, encoded by the coding sequence ATGCAGCTGACTCTCTGGATCTTAAGTTTCATTGTCGTTGGTTTGGCCCTCATTCCCGAGGGAGCGGCCGAGGAGAAGAAGCTCCCTCCCGGCGTTTACGCGGTGATGGAGACATCGCAAGGCAACATCACCCTGGAGCTCTTTGAGAAAGAGGCCCCGAAAACGGTGGCGAACTTCATCGGGCTGGCCGAGGGAACCAAAGAGTGGACCGATCCGAAAACGAGACAAAAAGTGAAGCGGCCGCTCTACGACGGCGTGATCTTTCATCGCGTCATTCCCGGCTTTATGATCCAAGGGGGAGATCCGCTCGGGAACGGGAGCGGCGGACCCGGCTACCAATTTGAGGATGAGTTCTCGGCCGACTTGAAATTCGATCGCCCCGGCCGCCTGGCGATGGCGAACGCCGGCCGCAACACCAACGGGAGCCAGTTCTTTATTACGGAAGGACCGACCGATTGGTTGAACAACCGCCACACGATCTTCGGCCAGGTCATCGAAGGCCAGGAGGTGGTCAAGAAGATCGTCGCCCTCCCGCGCGACGAGCGCGACCGGCCGAAAAGTGAAGTGGTCATCAAAAAGGTGAAGATCATCAGATCAAAGTAA
- the glgC gene encoding glucose-1-phosphate adenylyltransferase translates to MQVVDKTLSIVLAGGVGSRLHPLTADRAKPAVPFGGIYRIIDFTLSNCLHSGLRRILILTQYKSHSLHKHLRDGWSIFIPEIGEFITAVPAQMRVGEGWYAGTADAINQNRYLLERSGAEYVLILAGDHIYRMDYARMLEEHARRKFDVTVACMPVPIADARSFGVIDIDPELRVRSFIEKSPHPPTMPNDPQHALASMGVYVFNLPFLLKVLAQDHEDDTSGHDFGKNILPSVINTHSVGAYHFGGKEGRVTRDGYWRDVGTLDAYYQANMDLIEPVPPIDLYQSDWGIRTYHGQYPAARMAPSATGEAGSVVNTLLAGGDVIIGARVLHSILSPNVWVESGALVEDAILFEGVQVGARARLRHCILDKGVYVPAGETIGWDHEQDRCRGFTISEGGVVVVPKEYKFEKR, encoded by the coding sequence ATGCAGGTTGTCGATAAGACATTATCGATCGTACTGGCCGGCGGGGTCGGCTCCCGTCTTCATCCCCTGACGGCCGATCGGGCCAAGCCGGCGGTTCCCTTCGGCGGGATTTACCGGATCATCGATTTTACCCTCTCGAACTGCCTTCACTCGGGCCTCCGGCGCATCCTGATTCTCACACAATACAAATCACATTCGCTTCACAAACATCTTCGAGACGGCTGGTCGATCTTCATCCCGGAAATCGGCGAGTTCATCACCGCCGTTCCGGCGCAGATGCGGGTGGGAGAGGGATGGTATGCCGGGACTGCCGATGCGATCAACCAAAATCGCTATCTCCTCGAGCGGAGCGGGGCGGAGTATGTCCTGATTCTCGCGGGAGATCACATCTATCGGATGGATTACGCCCGGATGCTGGAGGAGCATGCCCGCCGAAAATTCGACGTGACGGTCGCCTGTATGCCGGTGCCGATCGCCGATGCCCGCTCCTTCGGCGTCATCGACATCGACCCGGAGCTCCGGGTCCGGAGTTTCATTGAAAAGTCTCCCCATCCCCCGACCATGCCGAATGACCCTCAACATGCCCTCGCCTCGATGGGGGTTTACGTCTTCAATCTTCCTTTTCTCTTGAAGGTCCTCGCCCAGGACCACGAGGACGACACCTCCGGTCACGATTTCGGAAAGAATATCCTCCCAAGCGTCATCAATACCCATTCCGTCGGGGCGTATCACTTCGGGGGCAAGGAGGGCCGGGTCACCCGCGACGGCTACTGGCGCGACGTCGGAACCCTGGATGCGTACTACCAGGCGAACATGGATCTCATCGAACCGGTCCCTCCGATCGATCTCTACCAGAGCGATTGGGGGATTCGGACCTACCACGGCCAATATCCCGCGGCCCGGATGGCCCCTTCGGCCACCGGCGAGGCGGGATCGGTCGTCAACACCCTGTTGGCCGGAGGGGATGTCATTATCGGCGCAAGGGTTCTCCATTCGATCCTCTCGCCGAATGTTTGGGTCGAATCGGGGGCGCTCGTCGAGGATGCGATTCTGTTCGAAGGGGTTCAGGTCGGCGCCAGGGCCCGCTTGCGGCATTGCATCCTCGACAAAGGAGTTTATGTTCCGGCGGGAGAGACGATCGGTTGGGATCACGAACAAGATCGCTGCCGGGGATTTACGATCTCCGAGGGAGGGGTTGTGGTGGTTCCGAAGGAATATAAATTCGAGAAGAGGTAA